A genome region from bacterium includes the following:
- a CDS encoding sugar phosphate isomerase/epimerase, protein MKLGVFLVLFGDLKFEEALDKALKMGLETVEIGTGNYPGNSHCNLEELLADNSKLVEFQKAVQKRGLEISALSCHGNPLHPDPEIASTHKKVQRDTILLAEKLGIERIITFSGCPGDGPNSKYPNWVTCPWPEDFSNILKWQWEKKVIPFWREEVEFAKQHKVKEICLEMHPGFVVYNPETLLTLRDAAGEVIGANFDPSHLTWQGIDPIIALKKLKGTIYHVHAKDTKIDKYNTAVNGVLDTKTYLDEINRSWVFRSVGYGNGYDFWKDFVSTLRLVGYDGTISIEHEDSLMSPDEGLKKAISLLKDVLIREPKPKAWWA, encoded by the coding sequence ATGAAACTTGGCGTATTTTTGGTTCTGTTTGGAGATTTAAAATTTGAGGAAGCTCTCGATAAAGCCCTTAAAATGGGTTTAGAGACTGTAGAAATAGGTACAGGTAATTACCCTGGCAATTCACATTGCAACCTTGAAGAATTACTGGCAGACAATTCTAAACTTGTAGAATTTCAGAAGGCTGTCCAAAAAAGAGGTTTAGAAATATCTGCCCTCTCCTGTCACGGCAACCCTCTCCACCCTGACCCTGAAATTGCATCTACCCACAAGAAAGTTCAGAGAGACACTATTCTTCTTGCTGAAAAACTTGGAATCGAACGGATTATCACTTTTTCTGGTTGTCCAGGGGATGGTCCAAACTCTAAATATCCCAACTGGGTTACATGTCCTTGGCCTGAAGATTTTTCTAATATTCTAAAATGGCAATGGGAAAAGAAAGTTATTCCTTTCTGGAGAGAAGAAGTAGAGTTTGCAAAACAACATAAGGTTAAAGAAATTTGTCTTGAGATGCACCCTGGCTTTGTGGTTTATAATCCAGAAACATTGTTGACTTTAAGAGACGCTGCTGGAGAAGTAATAGGTGCTAATTTTGACCCAAGCCATCTCACTTGGCAAGGGATAGACCCTATTATAGCTTTAAAAAAACTTAAAGGCACAATATATCACGTACACGCTAAAGATACAAAAATAGACAAATACAATACAGCAGTAAACGGAGTCCTTGATACAAAAACCTACCTTGATGAGATTAATCGTTCTTGGGTATTTAGAAGTGTTGGTTATGGAAACGGATATGATTTCTGGAAAGATTTTGTTTCAACCTTAAGATTAGTCGGGTATGACGGAACTATAAGTATTGAGCATGAAGATAGTCTTATGAGCCCAGATGAAGGATTAAAAAAAGCCATATCTTTACTTAAAGATGTTCTTATCAGAGAGCCGAAACCCAAAGCCTGGTGGGCTTAA